A genome region from Deinococcus seoulensis includes the following:
- a CDS encoding YceI family protein has protein sequence MNKYLSPLCALALATTLSGAADAATYRTPDGTASFSYRVALVPVNGSMTGVTANVTLDPQNLAGTRGTVTVPVSTLKTGIPLRDSHAKGPDALGTAKFPNATFELTSLTGGKLTEGQTVATTATGKLTVKGTTKTITAPIKATLTGGKVNVSTQFKFNPLEFGVRYPGGTDSVTVDVAFVLAAN, from the coding sequence GTGAACAAGTACCTGTCCCCGCTCTGCGCGCTTGCGCTCGCCACCACCCTGTCCGGAGCGGCGGATGCCGCCACGTACCGCACCCCGGACGGCACCGCCTCCTTCAGTTACCGGGTGGCCCTGGTGCCGGTGAACGGCAGCATGACCGGCGTCACGGCCAACGTCACGCTCGACCCGCAGAACCTCGCGGGCACCAGGGGCACGGTCACGGTACCAGTCTCGACGCTGAAGACCGGGATCCCGCTGCGCGACTCGCACGCCAAGGGCCCGGACGCGCTGGGAACCGCGAAGTTCCCGAACGCCACCTTCGAACTGACCTCGCTGACCGGCGGGAAACTGACCGAGGGGCAGACCGTGGCGACCACCGCCACCGGCAAACTGACCGTCAAGGGCACCACGAAGACCATCACGGCGCCCATCAAGGCGACCCTGACCGGCGGGAAGGTGAACGTGAGCACGCAGTTCAAGTTCAATCCGCTGGAGTTCGGGGTGCGTTATCCGGGCGGCACGGACAGTGTCACCGTGGACGTTGCATTCGTGCTGGCCGCGAACTGA
- the gap gene encoding type I glyceraldehyde-3-phosphate dehydrogenase, which translates to MKVGINGFGRIGRLVFRVLEARGVEVVAINDLTDNKTLATLLKYDSTAGRFDGTVEFDDASLTVNGKKIHALAERDPAAIKWGEMGVDIVIESTGIFTTREGAGKHIEGGAKKVIITAPAKNEDISIVLGVNEQDYDPAKHNIISNASCTTNSLGAPMKLLDEAFGIEKAIMTTVHSYTNDQRVLDLPHSDLRRARAAAVNIIPTSTGAAKAVSQVYPALKGKFDGTSLRVPTPVGSISDVVVILGREVTVEEVNDVFRKAAEGSHKGIISYTEDPIVLQDIVGDPHSAIIDGGLTMAMGSLVKFFSWYDNEWGYSNRIADLTQLVQAKG; encoded by the coding sequence ATGAAAGTAGGGATTAACGGCTTCGGCCGCATCGGTCGTCTGGTGTTCCGTGTTCTGGAAGCTCGCGGCGTTGAAGTGGTCGCCATCAACGACCTCACCGACAACAAGACGCTCGCCACCCTCCTGAAGTACGACAGCACCGCCGGACGCTTCGACGGCACCGTCGAATTCGACGACGCCAGCCTCACCGTGAACGGCAAGAAGATCCACGCGCTGGCCGAACGCGACCCCGCCGCCATCAAATGGGGCGAGATGGGCGTGGACATCGTCATCGAATCCACCGGCATCTTCACCACCCGTGAAGGCGCAGGCAAGCACATCGAAGGCGGCGCGAAGAAAGTCATCATCACCGCCCCCGCCAAGAACGAGGACATCAGCATCGTGCTGGGCGTCAACGAGCAGGACTACGACCCCGCCAAGCACAACATCATCAGCAACGCCAGCTGCACCACCAACAGCCTCGGCGCGCCCATGAAACTCCTGGACGAGGCCTTCGGCATCGAGAAGGCCATCATGACCACCGTGCACAGCTACACGAACGACCAGCGCGTTCTGGACCTGCCGCACAGCGACCTGCGCCGCGCCCGCGCCGCCGCCGTGAACATCATCCCCACCAGCACCGGCGCCGCCAAGGCCGTCTCGCAGGTGTACCCCGCCCTGAAAGGCAAGTTCGACGGAACCAGCCTGCGCGTGCCCACCCCGGTCGGCAGCATCAGCGACGTGGTCGTCATCCTGGGCCGTGAAGTCACGGTCGAGGAAGTCAACGACGTGTTCCGCAAGGCCGCCGAAGGCAGCCACAAGGGCATCATCAGCTACACCGAGGATCCCATCGTGCTGCAGGACATCGTCGGCGACCCGCACAGCGCGATCATCGACGGCGGCCTGACCATGGCCATGGGCAGCCTCGTGAAGTTCTTCAGCTGGTACGACAACGAGTGGGGCTACAGCAACCGCATCGCGGACCTGACCCAGCTCGTGCAAGCCAAGGGCTGA
- a CDS encoding phosphoglycerate kinase, which yields MQNLKSLNVSGKRVLVRVDYNVPVSGGVVQDDTRVTASLPTIRALLEAGARNVILMSHFGRPKNGPEEKYSLKPVAPVLEGVLGQPVTFIAGTADSDETLAAVQALPEGAVALLENVRFSAGEEKNDADLNGRLARLGDAFVLDAFGSAHRAHSSVSGVAGLLPHAGGLLLEAEVTALGKLLNNPEHPYVVIIGGAKVSDKLLVIENLLPTVDRMLIGGGMAYTFVKAQGGKIGKSIHEDDFLDKARELLARYGEKIVLPTDTLAGDAFSAEANTRVVPTADIPDDWEGMDIGPDSQKAFTAALEGAKTVFWNGPMGVFEFDKFASGTNAIARAVADLGAGTYSVIGGGDSVSAINKSGQADRVSHISTGGGASLELLEGKALPGVEAMK from the coding sequence ATGCAGAACCTGAAATCATTGAATGTGAGTGGAAAGCGCGTGCTGGTGCGCGTGGATTACAACGTGCCGGTCAGCGGCGGCGTGGTGCAGGACGATACGCGCGTCACGGCCAGCCTGCCGACCATCCGCGCGCTGCTGGAAGCGGGCGCACGCAACGTGATCCTGATGAGCCACTTCGGCCGCCCGAAGAACGGCCCCGAGGAGAAGTACTCCCTGAAACCCGTCGCGCCCGTGCTGGAAGGCGTGCTGGGGCAGCCCGTGACGTTCATTGCGGGCACGGCCGACAGTGACGAGACCCTGGCCGCCGTGCAGGCCCTGCCGGAGGGCGCTGTGGCGCTGCTGGAGAACGTGCGCTTCAGCGCGGGTGAGGAGAAGAACGACGCTGACCTGAACGGCCGCCTCGCGCGGCTGGGCGACGCGTTCGTGCTGGACGCCTTCGGCAGCGCGCACCGCGCACACAGTAGCGTGAGCGGCGTGGCGGGCCTGCTGCCGCACGCGGGCGGCCTGCTGCTGGAAGCCGAGGTGACGGCCCTCGGGAAACTCCTGAACAACCCCGAGCACCCGTATGTGGTGATCATCGGCGGCGCGAAAGTCAGCGACAAGCTGCTGGTCATCGAGAACCTGCTGCCCACCGTGGACCGCATGCTGATCGGCGGCGGCATGGCCTACACCTTCGTGAAGGCGCAGGGCGGGAAGATCGGCAAGAGCATCCACGAGGACGACTTCCTGGACAAGGCCCGCGAACTGCTCGCCAGGTACGGCGAGAAGATCGTGCTGCCCACCGACACCCTGGCCGGTGACGCGTTCAGCGCCGAGGCGAACACCCGCGTGGTGCCCACCGCCGACATTCCCGACGACTGGGAAGGCATGGACATCGGCCCGGACAGCCAGAAAGCCTTCACGGCGGCGCTGGAGGGTGCGAAGACCGTGTTCTGGAACGGCCCGATGGGCGTGTTCGAGTTCGACAAGTTCGCCAGTGGCACGAACGCCATCGCCAGGGCCGTCGCGGACCTCGGCGCGGGTACGTACAGCGTGATCGGCGGCGGCGACAGCGTCAGCGCCATCAACAAGAGCGGACAGGCGGACCGCGTGTCCCACATCAGCACGGGCGGCGGCGCCAGCCTGGAACTGCTCGAAGGCAAGGCGCTGCCCGGCGTGGAGGCCATGAAATGA
- the tpiA gene encoding triose-phosphate isomerase: protein MKNLLALNWKMNKTPSEAQAWAQELAAGLTPGDAQLAVMAPAIMLPALAANLPAGVAFGGQDVSAHESGAYTGEISAAMLADVGARYAVVGHSERREYHGETDATVAAKARQAQANGLTPIVCVGEGLDVREKGEHVPYTLAQLEGSLAGVGPDVVVAYEPVWAIGTGKTATADDAEELALAIREALTTRYGSDADSIQVLYGGSVKPDNIASICAKPNVNGALVGGASLKVTDVIGMNDALK, encoded by the coding sequence ATGAAGAACCTGCTGGCACTCAACTGGAAAATGAACAAGACGCCCAGTGAAGCGCAGGCCTGGGCGCAGGAACTCGCGGCAGGCCTGACCCCCGGCGACGCGCAACTGGCCGTCATGGCGCCCGCCATCATGCTGCCCGCCCTGGCCGCGAACCTCCCGGCCGGCGTGGCGTTCGGCGGGCAGGACGTCTCCGCGCACGAATCCGGCGCATACACGGGCGAGATCAGCGCCGCGATGCTGGCCGACGTGGGCGCCCGCTACGCCGTCGTGGGCCACAGCGAACGCCGCGAGTACCACGGCGAGACGGACGCCACCGTCGCCGCCAAGGCCCGGCAGGCGCAGGCGAACGGCCTGACGCCCATCGTGTGCGTCGGTGAAGGCCTGGACGTGCGCGAGAAGGGCGAGCACGTGCCCTACACCCTCGCGCAACTGGAAGGCAGCCTCGCAGGCGTCGGCCCGGACGTGGTCGTCGCGTACGAACCCGTGTGGGCCATCGGCACCGGCAAGACCGCCACCGCCGACGACGCCGAGGAACTCGCCCTCGCCATCCGCGAGGCCCTCACCACCCGCTACGGCAGCGACGCCGACAGCATCCAGGTGCTGTACGGCGGCAGCGTCAAACCCGACAACATCGCCAGCATCTGCGCCAAACCCAACGTGAACGGCGCACTGGTCGGCGGCGCGAGCCTCAAGGTCACCGACGTCATCGGCATGAACGACGCCCTGAAGTAA
- a CDS encoding GntP family permease: MDTFVQTLSAPTLLGIAAAAVAALLFLIMALRLHAFVALILISLITAFATGLPTGEIVKVLTDGFGSTLGSVALLVGLGAMLGRLVETSGGAKVLADTLVTRFGENRAPLALGVASLLFGFPIFFDAGLIVMLPVVFAVARRLNQPVLRFGLPAAGAFSVMHVFVPPHPGAVAAADLLKADMGTLIGVGLLVALPTWYLAAYLFGLWAGKRYPNPVPELLSGGAMSVEPPSNPPGAGTVIATLLLPLILIFGNTGLNALATAGSIDAASPAVVLIRLFGNTPVALLISVLVAAVVLGARRGRDPVTIEKLLDSSLGPIASVVLITGAGGMFGAVLRASGIGDAVSGSLAELGVPVIAAAFLIAAILRIAQGSATVALLTAAGLIQPAVAAAGYAGTDVAAVVVAAAAGSVVVSHVNDSGFWLVGRLLNLDIPTTFKTWTVMETLIGVIGFAFAVLIFTVL, from the coding sequence ATGGATACCTTCGTTCAGACCCTGTCCGCCCCCACGCTGCTCGGCATTGCCGCCGCCGCCGTGGCCGCCCTGCTGTTCCTGATCATGGCGCTGCGCCTGCACGCCTTCGTCGCCCTGATCCTCATCAGCCTGATCACCGCCTTCGCCACCGGCCTGCCCACCGGCGAGATCGTGAAAGTCCTGACCGACGGCTTCGGCAGCACCCTCGGCAGCGTCGCCCTGCTCGTCGGCCTGGGCGCCATGCTGGGCCGCCTCGTGGAAACCAGCGGCGGCGCGAAAGTCCTGGCGGACACCCTCGTCACCCGCTTCGGCGAGAACCGCGCCCCACTCGCGCTGGGCGTCGCGTCGCTGCTGTTCGGCTTCCCGATCTTCTTCGATGCCGGACTGATCGTCATGCTGCCCGTCGTGTTCGCCGTCGCCCGCCGCCTGAACCAGCCGGTCCTGCGCTTCGGCCTGCCCGCCGCCGGAGCGTTCTCGGTCATGCACGTGTTCGTCCCGCCGCACCCCGGCGCGGTTGCCGCCGCCGACCTGCTGAAGGCCGACATGGGCACCCTGATCGGCGTGGGCCTGCTGGTCGCGCTGCCCACCTGGTACCTCGCCGCGTACCTGTTCGGCCTGTGGGCCGGGAAACGCTACCCGAACCCCGTCCCGGAACTCCTCAGCGGCGGCGCCATGAGCGTCGAACCGCCCAGCAACCCGCCCGGCGCGGGCACCGTGATCGCCACGCTGCTGCTGCCCCTGATTCTGATCTTCGGGAACACCGGCCTGAACGCCCTCGCCACTGCCGGCAGCATCGACGCTGCCAGCCCGGCCGTCGTCCTGATCCGCCTGTTCGGGAACACGCCCGTCGCGCTGCTGATCTCCGTCCTGGTCGCTGCTGTCGTTCTCGGCGCCCGCCGGGGCCGTGACCCGGTCACCATCGAGAAACTCCTCGACTCCTCGCTGGGGCCCATCGCGTCCGTCGTGCTGATCACCGGGGCGGGCGGCATGTTCGGCGCGGTCCTGCGCGCCAGCGGCATCGGCGACGCCGTGTCCGGCAGTCTCGCCGAACTGGGTGTGCCGGTCATCGCCGCCGCCTTCCTGATCGCCGCCATCCTCCGCATCGCGCAGGGCAGCGCCACCGTCGCCCTGCTGACCGCCGCCGGCCTCATCCAGCCCGCCGTGGCCGCCGCCGGGTACGCGGGCACCGACGTGGCCGCCGTCGTCGTGGCCGCCGCTGCCGGGTCCGTCGTCGTGTCGCACGTCAACGACTCCGGCTTCTGGCTGGTCGGCCGCCTCCTGAACCTCGACATCCCCACCACCTTCAAAACCTGGACCGTCATGGAAACCCTGATCGGCGTGATCGGCTTCGCCTTCGCCGTCCTGATCTTCACCGTGCTGTAA
- a CDS encoding gluconokinase, which produces MPEPSHPPSTQPLVVAFDLGTTALKAVLFHGRAERHRLQFPYPLYAEQPGQATQRLPDLMQAFTLALSGMEEYLTRHDLTPQAAAFSNAMHSLTLIRPGGPSDVYTFADLRAGTGGHPVTHLHAQTGVPWHPMTPAVKLAALHAAGQLTDVARVSGVKEELLLRFFGVYWTDQSTASATGLLGRGGTYDPQALAQAGVTAAHLPTVHPIEAPLPPLRPPYRDRYPRLAAAHWAIGASDGVTATEGLGITRPDQAALSVGTSSAVRTFTPRPAADPHAHLFSYRADQGGQERYLVGGPSNNAGIVLNWLRDNLNIPQDLDDLLHATTPGARGLLCLPALSGERAPLWDPHVSGSLLGLGLHHTRVDIARAGMEGVALHLAWLSDLLASGTQPLREYRATGGLTRSRAWLRVLANALNAPVLVPDGADLFEGSAFGAALIAARSAGLDLPHTLTFDAVEPDADAPLYATLGRKYRHAVLALQTLTHELRAL; this is translated from the coding sequence ATGCCAGAACCCAGCCACCCCCCGTCCACCCAGCCGCTGGTGGTCGCCTTCGACCTCGGCACCACCGCCCTGAAAGCCGTGCTGTTCCACGGCCGCGCCGAACGCCACCGCCTGCAATTCCCGTACCCCCTGTACGCCGAACAGCCCGGACAGGCCACCCAGCGCCTCCCGGACCTGATGCAGGCCTTCACGCTGGCCCTGAGCGGCATGGAGGAGTACCTGACCCGCCACGACCTGACCCCCCAGGCCGCCGCGTTCAGCAACGCCATGCACTCCCTGACCCTGATCCGCCCCGGCGGCCCGTCGGACGTGTACACCTTCGCGGACCTGCGCGCCGGAACCGGCGGTCACCCCGTCACGCACCTGCACGCGCAGACCGGGGTGCCCTGGCATCCCATGACGCCCGCCGTGAAACTCGCCGCGCTGCACGCCGCCGGGCAACTGACCGACGTGGCCCGCGTCAGCGGCGTGAAGGAAGAACTGCTGCTCCGCTTCTTCGGCGTGTACTGGACCGACCAGAGCACCGCCTCCGCCACCGGCCTGCTGGGACGCGGCGGCACCTACGACCCGCAGGCCCTCGCGCAGGCGGGAGTCACGGCCGCGCACCTGCCCACCGTGCACCCCATCGAGGCGCCCCTGCCACCCCTGCGCCCCCCCTACCGCGACCGCTACCCGCGCCTCGCCGCCGCGCACTGGGCCATCGGCGCCAGCGACGGCGTGACCGCCACCGAGGGCCTCGGCATCACCCGCCCCGACCAGGCGGCCCTGTCCGTCGGGACCAGCAGCGCCGTGCGTACCTTCACGCCCCGCCCCGCCGCCGACCCGCACGCGCACCTGTTCAGCTACCGCGCCGACCAGGGCGGCCAGGAACGCTACCTGGTGGGCGGCCCCAGCAACAACGCGGGCATCGTCCTGAACTGGCTGCGCGACAATCTGAACATCCCCCAGGACCTCGACGACCTGCTGCACGCCACCACCCCCGGCGCGCGCGGCCTGCTGTGCCTGCCCGCCCTGAGCGGCGAACGCGCCCCGCTGTGGGACCCGCACGTCAGCGGCAGTCTGCTGGGCCTGGGCCTGCACCACACCCGTGTGGACATCGCCCGCGCCGGCATGGAAGGCGTGGCCCTGCACCTCGCGTGGCTGTCCGACCTGCTCGCCAGCGGCACGCAACCCCTGCGCGAGTACCGCGCGACCGGCGGTCTGACCCGCTCGCGCGCGTGGCTGCGCGTCCTGGCGAACGCCCTGAACGCCCCCGTTCTCGTCCCCGACGGCGCCGACCTGTTCGAGGGCAGTGCCTTCGGCGCGGCCCTGATCGCCGCCCGCAGCGCCGGACTGGACCTTCCCCACACCCTGACCTTCGACGCGGTCGAACCCGACGCCGACGCCCCCCTGTACGCCACCCTCGGCCGGAAGTACCGGCACGCCGTCCTCGCCCTCCAGACCCTCACGCACGAACTGCGCGCCCTGTAA
- a CDS encoding LacI family DNA-binding transcriptional regulator, which yields MKGTGKGVTLADVARHAGVSSMTVSRALNRPDIVTAQVRERVQAAVDALGYIPNRMAGTLAGGAPVRLLPMVLPTLHHSVYVPFLEGVQRGLTQPGWQLAIDLTEYDPQREWRAAQQFLSLRPDVMVLAGTDHDPRVLPALRRFGVRIIEVMDARPDPADLLIGYDHAQAGTLAARHLIERGYRHLAYASCLGVGDARNARRMQAFQAEAERCGVPCAAENVEEPSSIEVGVTLLRRVLTREPGVDAIYFSNDDVAAGALFECLRQGLSVPGRVAILGHNDMSISAHVHPALSTVFTPREEIGAEVARRLNAPTLKGGLVTFPCELRPRQTT from the coding sequence ATGAAGGGAACCGGGAAGGGCGTGACGCTGGCCGACGTGGCCCGCCACGCCGGCGTGAGCAGCATGACCGTCAGCCGCGCCCTGAACCGCCCGGACATCGTGACCGCGCAGGTCCGGGAGCGCGTGCAGGCCGCCGTGGACGCCCTGGGGTACATCCCGAACCGCATGGCGGGCACCCTGGCCGGCGGCGCCCCGGTGCGCCTGCTGCCGATGGTCCTGCCGACCCTGCACCACAGCGTGTACGTGCCGTTCCTGGAAGGCGTGCAGCGCGGCCTGACCCAGCCCGGCTGGCAACTGGCGATCGACCTGACCGAGTACGACCCGCAGCGCGAGTGGCGGGCCGCGCAGCAGTTCCTGTCCCTGCGCCCTGACGTGATGGTCCTGGCGGGCACGGACCACGACCCACGCGTGCTGCCCGCGCTTCGGCGCTTCGGCGTGCGGATCATCGAGGTCATGGACGCCCGGCCGGACCCGGCGGACCTGCTGATCGGGTACGACCACGCGCAGGCCGGAACCCTGGCCGCCCGGCACCTGATCGAACGCGGGTACCGGCACCTCGCGTACGCCAGTTGCCTGGGCGTGGGCGACGCCCGCAACGCCCGGCGGATGCAGGCCTTCCAGGCCGAGGCGGAACGCTGCGGCGTGCCCTGCGCCGCCGAGAACGTCGAGGAACCCTCCTCGATCGAGGTGGGCGTGACCCTGCTGCGCCGGGTGCTGACCCGCGAGCCCGGCGTGGACGCCATCTACTTCTCGAACGACGACGTGGCCGCCGGGGCGCTGTTCGAGTGCCTGCGCCAGGGCCTGAGCGTGCCGGGCCGCGTGGCGATCCTGGGGCACAACGACATGAGCATCTCCGCGCACGTGCACCCGGCCCTGAGTACCGTCTTCACACCCCGCGAGGAGATCGGCGCGGAGGTCGCCCGCCGCCTGAACGCCCCCACCCTGAAGGGCGGACTGGTCACCTTCCCCTGCGAACTCCGCCCACGCCAGACGACCTGA
- the asnS gene encoding asparagine--tRNA ligase, producing the protein MASTSIQNLKAHVGETVTLHAWLTDKSGKGKIQFLKLRDGSGFVQATVFKTDVPEDVFELAKRLTQEQAVTVTGEVRADDRAPGGVELSVRDLSPISENHGEYPITPKEHGIEFLMDHRHVWLRHRRPWAIMRVRDSVQRAIVDFFHGEGFIRFDAPFFTPNAAEGTTELFEIDLFGEDKAYLSQTGQLHAEAGAFAFGKVYTFGPTFRAEKSKTRRHLLEFWMIEPEVVPSNHIENMNLQERMVSFIVRRVLDECRAELDLLGRDVSKLAGAAEGNYPRITYTEALEIVRKHIEDRDLPPNVQEDVQPVEWGDDLGAPHETILGHHFDRPVIIERYPAAIKAFYMQPDPEDPRVALCDDMIAPDGYGEIIGGSERIHDYDLLKSRIEHEGLPLEAFEWYLDLRRTGSMPHAGYGMGLERVIAWLTGIDHIREAIPFPRMLTRMRP; encoded by the coding sequence ATGGCTTCAACCAGTATCCAGAACCTGAAAGCCCATGTGGGCGAGACGGTCACGCTGCACGCGTGGCTGACGGACAAGAGCGGCAAGGGCAAGATCCAGTTCCTGAAACTCCGGGACGGCAGCGGCTTCGTGCAGGCGACCGTGTTCAAGACCGACGTGCCCGAGGACGTGTTCGAACTCGCCAAGCGCCTCACGCAGGAGCAGGCGGTCACCGTGACCGGCGAGGTCCGCGCGGACGACCGCGCGCCGGGCGGCGTGGAACTCAGCGTGCGGGACCTCTCCCCCATCAGCGAGAACCACGGCGAGTACCCGATCACGCCCAAGGAGCACGGCATCGAGTTCCTGATGGATCACCGGCACGTGTGGCTGCGTCACCGCCGCCCGTGGGCGATCATGCGGGTGCGTGACAGCGTGCAGCGCGCCATCGTGGATTTCTTCCACGGTGAGGGCTTCATCCGTTTCGACGCGCCGTTCTTCACGCCGAACGCCGCCGAGGGCACCACGGAACTGTTTGAGATTGATCTGTTCGGCGAGGACAAGGCGTACCTGAGCCAGACCGGGCAGCTGCACGCCGAGGCGGGCGCGTTCGCGTTCGGGAAGGTGTACACCTTCGGCCCGACCTTCCGCGCCGAGAAGAGCAAGACGCGGCGTCACCTGCTGGAATTCTGGATGATCGAACCCGAGGTGGTGCCCAGCAACCATATCGAGAACATGAACCTGCAGGAGCGCATGGTGAGTTTCATCGTGCGCCGCGTGCTGGACGAGTGCCGCGCGGAACTGGACCTGCTGGGCCGCGACGTGAGCAAACTGGCCGGGGCGGCCGAAGGCAACTACCCGCGCATCACGTACACCGAAGCGCTGGAGATCGTCCGGAAACACATCGAGGACCGCGACCTGCCCCCGAACGTGCAGGAGGACGTGCAGCCCGTCGAGTGGGGTGACGACCTGGGTGCCCCGCACGAGACGATCCTGGGGCATCACTTCGACCGGCCCGTGATCATCGAGCGGTACCCGGCGGCCATCAAGGCGTTCTACATGCAGCCGGACCCCGAGGACCCGCGCGTGGCGCTGTGCGACGACATGATCGCCCCGGACGGCTACGGCGAGATCATCGGCGGCAGCGAACGCATTCACGATTACGACCTGCTCAAGTCCCGTATCGAGCACGAGGGCCTGCCGCTGGAGGCGTTCGAGTGGTACCTGGACCTGCGCCGCACGGGCAGCATGCCGCACGCCGGGTACGGCATGGGCCTGGAACGCGTGATCGCCTGGCTCACCGGCATCGACCACATCCGCGAGGCGATTCCGTTCCCGCGCATGCTGACCCGCATGCGTCCCTGA
- a CDS encoding PhzF family phenazine biosynthesis isomerase: MIAYCEVSAFTDTPGHGNRAGVVLDAAHLTRQDMQSLAAMLDAPETVFVLGHADGLARVRYFTPTQEVDFCGHATVALGLTLAQAGLWRGEALALDTLAGRIPLRLECRAGVPWRVWMQQPAPQYRAVPATLRAELADSLGIDARMIHRGLPLAAASTGLWSVFVPLLDAVILDGLEPDFPRIHALTESLDVGSIYAYAPMGVNRFAARDFAPALGIPEDPVTGSSGGALMALLASQGRLPVRHGRACGMIYQGHALGTPGEIEVELELTGEQVSAVHVGGQATLEREGHWTPRQPSVRS; encoded by the coding sequence ATGATCGCGTATTGCGAGGTGAGCGCCTTCACCGACACGCCCGGCCACGGCAACCGTGCGGGCGTGGTACTGGACGCCGCCCACCTGACCCGGCAGGACATGCAGTCACTGGCCGCCATGCTGGACGCCCCGGAAACCGTATTCGTCCTGGGGCACGCCGACGGACTGGCCCGCGTGCGCTACTTCACGCCCACGCAGGAGGTCGACTTCTGCGGGCACGCGACCGTCGCACTGGGCCTCACGCTGGCGCAGGCGGGCCTGTGGCGCGGCGAGGCCCTGGCCCTGGACACGCTGGCCGGGCGGATACCACTACGGCTGGAATGCCGCGCGGGGGTGCCGTGGCGCGTATGGATGCAGCAACCCGCGCCGCAGTACCGCGCCGTACCCGCCACACTGCGCGCCGAACTGGCCGACTCGCTAGGCATCGACGCCCGCATGATCCACCGGGGCCTGCCCCTCGCTGCCGCCAGTACCGGCCTGTGGAGCGTGTTCGTGCCCCTGCTGGACGCCGTGATCCTCGACGGGCTGGAACCGGACTTCCCGCGCATTCACGCGCTGACCGAATCGCTGGACGTGGGCAGCATCTACGCGTACGCGCCCATGGGCGTCAACCGCTTCGCCGCGCGGGATTTCGCCCCGGCGCTGGGCATCCCGGAAGACCCCGTGACCGGCAGCAGTGGCGGCGCACTCATGGCCCTGCTGGCCAGCCAGGGCCGCCTGCCGGTCCGGCACGGACGCGCGTGCGGCATGATCTACCAGGGGCACGCACTCGGCACGCCCGGCGAGATCGAGGTCGAACTGGAACTCACGGGCGAGCAGGTCAGCGCCGTCCATGTGGGCGGGCAGGCCACCCTGGAACGCGAGGGGCACTGGACTCCCCGTCAGCCCAGCGTACGCAGCTGA
- a CDS encoding Cof-type HAD-IIB family hydrolase: protein MLGLICVDVDGTLVGTGNVIRDDVWAALADAREKGVHIALCSGRPAIGNARAYAERLDPDGWHVFQNGASIVKVSSGESLSEPFPAQALPGLIGRAHETGRLLEVYTDLEFAITHPGEYAERHAALLGVPYDARPPESLEGTVVRVQWVVPRTDEHAVVNEPHDGLDLHPAGSPVMPEVSFISVTRAGVSKGSAIERIAAHYGVPMDRVMMVGDGENDVSAMRVVGHPVAMGNADPPAIAASRYRVAHVDDGGLREAVELALTL, encoded by the coding sequence ATGCTTGGATTGATCTGTGTGGATGTGGACGGCACCCTGGTCGGCACCGGGAACGTGATTCGTGACGACGTGTGGGCCGCCCTGGCTGACGCACGTGAGAAGGGCGTGCACATCGCGCTGTGCTCGGGACGGCCCGCCATCGGGAACGCCCGCGCGTACGCGGAGCGGCTCGACCCGGACGGCTGGCACGTGTTCCAGAACGGCGCGAGCATCGTGAAGGTCAGCAGCGGCGAGAGCCTCAGCGAGCCGTTCCCGGCGCAGGCACTGCCGGGACTGATCGGGCGGGCGCACGAGACGGGAAGGCTGCTGGAGGTGTACACGGACCTGGAATTCGCGATCACGCACCCCGGCGAGTACGCCGAGCGGCACGCGGCGCTGCTGGGCGTCCCGTACGACGCCCGCCCGCCCGAGAGCCTGGAGGGGACGGTCGTGCGCGTGCAGTGGGTCGTGCCGCGCACCGACGAGCACGCCGTCGTGAACGAACCGCACGACGGGCTGGACCTGCACCCGGCAGGCAGTCCGGTCATGCCGGAAGTGTCGTTCATCAGCGTGACCCGCGCGGGCGTCAGCAAGGGCAGCGCCATCGAACGCATCGCCGCGCACTACGGCGTGCCCATGGACCGCGTGATGATGGTCGGCGACGGCGAGAACGACGTGTCGGCCATGCGCGTGGTGGGGCACCCGGTCGCCATGGGGAACGCCGACCCGCCCGCCATCGCCGCCAGCCGCTACCGCGTGGCGCACGTGGACGACGGCGGACTGCGCGAAGCGGTGGAACTGGCCCTCACGCTGTAA